A window of Spirochaetota bacterium contains these coding sequences:
- a CDS encoding aspartate aminotransferase family protein — translation MRVKGDAMELKPSDKKKDLLDRYAHRFGAMRVRTMGHLGLDVFETTREGCVSVDIDGRTILDALALQGVFNLGRRHPAIVEAMRKGLERLDLGNNFLMSEEQLMLADKLAATTPGNVNCAFFSSTGSEAVDLAIKIARGYTGRSGIISADECYHGITGFALSTNSNPDYIEPFGPLMPGFSHVPFGDIDALRKEISDDTAAVIFEPMIAEAGLLIPPADFFGKVRELCDEHDTLLIIDEVVTGLGRTGKFWAIEHSAGVVPDIIISAKGLTAGMYPMAATMFTEDVADFFLTYPYCHYSSTGGSDLGCVVASAMIDIVNRPEFLREINEKGERLARGYRHLLEIHPSILESYGQIGMHTVLRLADPAGGFRMNRYLAEEGIFALLSTNNTAAIRIQPPFIISDGEIDQVIDALDASLKKMT, via the coding sequence ATGCGGGTCAAAGGAGACGCCATGGAACTGAAACCTTCCGACAAGAAGAAAGACCTTCTCGACCGTTATGCGCATCGCTTCGGGGCCATGCGCGTGAGAACGATGGGTCACCTGGGACTTGATGTTTTCGAGACAACGCGCGAGGGCTGCGTGTCGGTAGATATCGACGGCAGGACGATTCTCGACGCGCTGGCGCTGCAGGGTGTCTTCAACCTGGGACGGCGCCACCCCGCAATCGTGGAAGCGATGCGGAAAGGACTGGAACGCCTTGACCTGGGAAACAATTTCCTGATGTCCGAGGAACAGCTCATGCTCGCCGACAAGCTCGCCGCGACCACCCCGGGCAACGTCAACTGCGCCTTTTTCAGTTCCACGGGATCCGAAGCCGTCGACCTGGCCATAAAGATCGCGCGTGGATACACGGGACGATCGGGAATCATCTCGGCCGACGAGTGTTACCACGGCATCACGGGCTTCGCGCTCTCCACGAACAGCAATCCGGATTACATCGAACCCTTTGGTCCCCTCATGCCGGGATTCAGCCACGTGCCCTTTGGCGACATCGACGCCCTCAGGAAGGAGATTTCCGATGACACTGCCGCGGTCATTTTCGAGCCGATGATAGCCGAGGCCGGCCTCCTCATTCCGCCCGCCGATTTTTTCGGAAAGGTGCGCGAACTATGCGATGAGCACGACACGCTTCTCATCATCGACGAGGTCGTCACCGGTCTCGGCAGGACCGGGAAGTTCTGGGCCATCGAGCATTCCGCCGGCGTCGTGCCGGATATCATTATTTCCGCAAAGGGACTTACCGCGGGGATGTACCCCATGGCCGCGACCATGTTCACCGAGGATGTCGCCGATTTCTTTCTCACCTACCCGTATTGCCATTATTCCAGCACCGGGGGGTCCGATCTGGGCTGTGTGGTCGCTTCCGCGATGATCGACATCGTCAACAGGCCCGAATTTCTCCGCGAGATCAACGAAAAGGGGGAACGGCTTGCGCGCGGGTACAGACACCTGCTGGAAATCCATCCTTCTATCCTGGAAAGCTACGGGCAGATCGGCATGCACACGGTGTTGCGCCTCGCGGATCCCGCAGGCGGTTTCCGCATGAACCGCTACCTTGCTGAGGAAGGAATCTTTGCGCTTCTATCGACGAATAATACCGCCGCCATAAGAATCCAGCCGCCTTTTATAATTTCCGACGGGGAAATTGACCAGGTAATTGACGCGCTCGACGCCTCGTTAAAAAAAATGACGTAA